The following is a genomic window from Armatimonadota bacterium.
CTCGTCTCGGCGAGGACTTCATGCGCCTCGAGCCGGCCGCGGCCGCCCGCGCGCTGCCTCACCTCGAGCGGGCTCTGGAGCTGGACCCGAAGCAGCCCTATCCGGTCTATCTTCAGGCGATCTTCGCCGCCGCGCGGCTCGGCCGCGAGTCACGAGCACGCGCCGTGCTCGACGCCGCCGCCACTTGCTTTCACGACGACGGCATGGCTCTCAACGACATCGGCTACCTGCTGGTTGACGCGAACCTGCTCAATGCGGAGGCGTTGCCCATGCTCGAACGCGCGGTGGAGCTCGAACCTAAGAGCGGCATCATCCTCGACAGCCTGGGCTGGGCCCACTACCGCCTGGGAAACCTCCGGCGCGCGGCGGACATGCTTGAGACAGCGTCGGACCTCGCGCGCGGGAATGCGGAGATCGAGTACCACCTGGGAGTCGTGTACGCCGAACTCGGCCGCTTCAACGATGCCCGGGCGCAATTCAACCGCGCCCTCGAGATAGCTCCCAGTTTTGGCCGCGCCCGCACCGCGCTGCAGGCGCTGGAGAACTACTAGGCGTCGGCATCATGAGCCAGCGCTGTCCTGCACATCTGCTGTTGCACTGGCCTTGCCGCCATCGCAGGTTGAGACCCCTCTCCATCCCAGGGAGAGGCCGGATGAGGCGGACTCGCTCGGAGAACAGTCTTATAAGAACGCACCAGCGCGACCCAGCGTGGCCGGCTGCTTGATCTTGTGGATGCCGTCGAGAGGCGGGCAGCCACGCCCTGACCGCTATGCGAGGCACGGCGATCTGTGAGACCTGATCGTGCGACTGATGTCCTCTTCGCGCTCAGCTCAGCCGTTGCGTTCTTCGGCTTCGTGCTGTCGCCGCTGTGGCTGCTGTTCACTCCCGCGGTTGGCCTCGCGCTTCTGCCGGCGTACCTTCTGGTGGATATCCTCACGATGTATCGCGTTCTGCGCGGACACTTCCGGCTGCCGGGACATTTCATCCCGCTACTGTACTACACCGTCTTCTGCGTCGTCGGCATCCGGCGAGACGCCCATCTCGTGCACCGCGAGTATTGGCTGCTCGCGCTGATTGCACTCGCTCTCTTCCACGTCTCGTGCCAGTATCTCATTCCTGCGGCAGTCACGCAGTCGACCCGGCGTCGGCGTGGGGGAGGGTCAAGCATACAGGCGTAGGCCGGGCAGGCCAGATCGGCGGATCGTTCAGCTGCCTCACATCGCGTCGTTCGCTTGCTCCATTAACTTCACGACCGCGGGCGTGCGCGTCGGGTTCACGTCGTTGACATCGCCCGGCGAGTCCCACTGCCACACCAGCGTCAGCGGGATCTTCAGGCGCGCCGCCGTGTCGAGCACATCCCCGAGAAACGGCGTATTCGGCCGTTCCTCGTACTTGTCGCCGGTCTCGCCGATGTAGAGCGGCTTGCCGACGCGGTCGGCAGCTTGCTTGAGCTGCACGAGCGCCTGCGCCGACAGCGCATCCACGTTCCCGAACCGCATGTTGTCGTGCTCGCTGTAGAAATGGATCGAGATCAGATCCATCGGGTCGGGATTCGTGTCGCGCAGGTAGGTCACGAGGTCGTCCAGGCTGTCGTGCGTCCAGTCCATCTCGTCGGTCTGCGTGCGCATGTGCTGCGCCGCCGGGCGCGGCGCGCTGTTGCCGGTCGCGATCAGGTGATTGGAATCAACGTCGCGGATGACCTCCGCGAGCCGCTTCATGTACACGATCATGTCATCGCTCGTGTAGTTGTCGCGCCGCAGGCGCATGTACGACGTGCCGAGATCCACCCAGTTCAGCCCTTCGTATCCGTAGGGGTGCATCGGCCCGAGATCTGCGCCTAGGTTCAGCTCGTTCGACAGTTCCCAGAACAGGATTGTGTCGTTGTCCCGGTAGCGCCCGACGAGCTGCCGCGTGTACAGTTCCAGGTATTGCCACGAGCGCGAGTCGGGGTCGAGCAGCATGTCGAGCACGCACTCCTGCGCCATGTCGGGGAAGAGGTGTGTGTTCCAGTTGACCACCGGAATCAGCCGCACACCGTGCCTTTGCGCATCGGCGACCAGCGCATCGAACGCGCCCCACCATGCATCCTGCCGCGGCCAGTTCTTCATATCCCTGGGGTAGAATCCGACACCGGAGAAACGAATCGCGGTGAAGCCGTGCTCGGCCGCGCTCGCG
Proteins encoded in this region:
- a CDS encoding tetratricopeptide repeat protein: MLPAVVCALTASALLPGCAALRSYQSRVAAEESFAEGAKAVARNDLATAREEFRQALDATPDSAGLHARIGLAYMPRLGEDFMRLEPAAAARALPHLERALELDPKQPYPVYLQAIFAAARLGRESRARAVLDAAATCFHDDGMALNDIGYLLVDANLLNAEALPMLERAVELEPKSGIILDSLGWAHYRLGNLRRAADMLETASDLARGNAEIEYHLGVVYAELGRFNDARAQFNRALEIAPSFGRARTALQALENY
- a CDS encoding cellulase family glycosylhydrolase is translated as MSFLDLWRTQQTLVLILAVCALTGYAHAGFLKRDGTDLLLDGKPLRLVSVNKFDLVLRYLKGGDDRKQAESALASAAEHGFTAIRFSGVGFYPRDMKNWPRQDAWWGAFDALVADAQRHGVRLIPVVNWNTHLFPDMAQECVLDMLLDPDSRSWQYLELYTRQLVGRYRDNDTILFWELSNELNLGADLGPMHPYGYEGLNWVDLGTSYMRLRRDNYTSDDMIVYMKRLAEVIRDVDSNHLIATGNSAPRPAAQHMRTQTDEMDWTHDSLDDLVTYLRDTNPDPMDLISIHFYSEHDNMRFGNVDALSAQALVQLKQAADRVGKPLYIGETGDKYEERPNTPFLGDVLDTAARLKIPLTLVWQWDSPGDVNDVNPTRTPAVVKLMEQANDAM